ATCTTTGCCGCCCTGCTTGGCATTACTTTGTATGGGACCGGATACGGGATATTTCTTACGACGATACCGGCCTACCTCATTGAGGAAAAGGGTTTTGACTCAACTTATATCGGCATTTTTTTCTCGCTGTTTTACATCGCGATCAGCATCTCCCAGCTGATAACCGGAAAACTCTGCGACCGTTTCGGTGCCAAAATCTTTATGGTCTCCGGGCTCTTCCTCGCCTCACTGGGGCTTGCGGCGACACGGCTGCTCCCCGCGGCGGCCGGGATGTTGTCGGCGCTCACCATATCAAGTATCGGGCTCGGCATATTTTACCTCGCTTCAATGATTTTCTTGAATGACGCCGTTGACGAGAGATATAAGGGCACTATCTCCGGAGCCTATTATCTGTTCTGGGGGATCGGGATGTTTTTGGGCCCGCCGTTATTATCATTATCGTCAAGGATAAACGGCGCAGACCTTTCTTTAGCCTGCTACGCCGGACTGTATTTGGCGCTCTCCGCCGCCATGGCGATACTTTTCAGCCGCAGGCAGGAGAAGTGATATTTTTCCCATCCCCGCCATGCCGAGGTAAGATAAAAGGCGTTCCGTCAATAAAAAAACGGAACGCCTTTTACTTCATTTGCCCCAGACAGAGTCCAGAGGGATTCCTTATTCCATTTACAGCCTCATCAATTCCAGCGCGAGGCGTGCGGTATCTTCGAGGTTTTTCACCGTTATGCGCTCGGAGGTGGTGTGCACCTTGTCCATGCCGGTGCCGAGGACTACCGCCTTTATGCCGTTGGCGTTCATGATGTTCGCGTCGCTGCCGCCGCCGGTGGAGCCGATGACGGGCTTCAGGCCGAGTCTTTTGCAGGCTTCCACTACGGTAATGACGAGCGGCTCGTCGTCAGACTGGGTATAGCCGGTGTAGCTGGTGGCCGCCTGGCAGTCGAGCTTCGCGCCGAAGTCGCGGCAGGCCTTTTCCAGGCATTCCACCATGTGCTTCGTCTGCGCTTCGAGCTTCGCGTTGTCGCGGCTTCTCACTTCGGCCTCAATGCAGGCGCAGGGGCTGACGATGTTCGTCGCGCCAACGGCCTTGAAGGTGCCGATGTTGGCCGTCGTCTCCTCGTCGATGCGCAGCAGCTTCATCGCGGAGACGGCGGCGGCCCCGACCTGTATCGCGCTGACGCCCTTTTCTGGGGCGAGCCCCGCGTGCGCCGCAACGCCCTTTATCTCGGCACGGATCTTCGTCTGCCCCGGCGCGGCGGTGATTATCTTGCCCGCGTCGCCGCTGGAGTCAAAGACGACCGCCTCTTTCGCGGAGAGTTTAGAATAGTCGAGGGACTTGGAGCCGATCATGCCGACCTCTTCGCCGACGGTGAGGACCACCTCGACGGCGCGGTGGGCGATCCCCTGCTCGCGCGCCGCCGTGATCGCCTCGATGATCGCCGCGACTCCGGATTTGTCGTCTCCGCCGAGTATGGTGCTGCCGTCGGTGTGTATCACGCCGTCGGTGATGATGGGGCGGATACCTTTGCCCGGCGTAACGGTGTCGATGTGGGCGCTCATGAGAAGCGCCGGCGCCTCTCCCGCGAATACCGCTACGACGCTGCCTGCCTCGTCTATGCGGACGCGGCAGCCAAGCGCTTTAAGGTCGGCCGCGGCGCGGCCGGCCATCGCCGCCT
The window above is part of the Cloacibacillus evryensis DSM 19522 genome. Proteins encoded here:
- a CDS encoding M20/M25/M40 family metallo-hydrolase, which codes for MKFLINKERLLKNFLEYLAIDSESGNEAAMAGRAAADLKALGCRVRIDEAGSVVAVFAGEAPALLMSAHIDTVTPGKGIRPIITDGVIHTDGSTILGGDDKSGVAAIIEAITAAREQGIAHRAVEVVLTVGEEVGMIGSKSLDYSKLSAKEAVVFDSSGDAGKIITAAPGQTKIRAEIKGVAAHAGLAPEKGVSAIQVGAAAVSAMKLLRIDEETTANIGTFKAVGATNIVSPCACIEAEVRSRDNAKLEAQTKHMVECLEKACRDFGAKLDCQAATSYTGYTQSDDEPLVITVVEACKRLGLKPVIGSTGGGSDANIMNANGIKAVVLGTGMDKVHTTSERITVKNLEDTARLALELMRL